One Buchnera aphidicola (Panaphis juglandis) DNA segment encodes these proteins:
- the rpoD gene encoding RNA polymerase sigma factor RpoD, whose amino-acid sequence MEYNSQLQIKMLIIHGKNQGYLTYMDIHNFLSKEIINSKQIEDIIQMINDMGIQIIDKTNKKLKKKNHHINSENTLENNPSTSESETDFGRTTDPVRMYMREMGTVSLLTREGEINIAKKIEEGLYQIQSSVSEFPEAVVYLINQYERVKSGQIRLSDIISGCMNINKKRKKKKKNQKLKKNQINQKNNQLLIEEYNIDIELAKRTFVKLKKQYIKTNSIIQQKHRHHKDSKNEINKLSKIFKQFKLVPKQFEYLIQNMRNVIQRIRNEERLIMKVCIEKCKIPKKTFLQLFMGNATKKNWFYIAKSMNKIWSKKLNKFQSKIFLIIKQLIQIEKETGISIDEIKNINRRMVIGETQAKRAKKEMIEANLRLVISIAKKYTNRGLQFLDLIQEGNIGLMKAVDKFEYQRGYKFSTYATWWIRQAITRSIADQARTIRIPVHMIETINKLNRISRQILQEIGREPTPEELSTRMFIPEEKIRKVLKIAKEPISMETPVGDDEDSQLSDFIEDTNLELPINLATTESLKVATCNILSALTAREAKVLRMRFGIDMHTDHTLEEVGKQFSVTRERIRQIEAKALKKLRHPSRADILKNFLDD is encoded by the coding sequence ATGGAATATAACTCTCAATTACAAATTAAAATGCTTATTATACACGGTAAAAATCAAGGATATTTAACTTACATGGATATTCACAATTTTTTATCTAAAGAAATTATTAATTCTAAACAAATTGAAGACATTATTCAAATGATTAATGATATGGGAATTCAAATAATTGATAAAACAAACAAAAAACTTAAAAAAAAAAACCATCACATAAATTCAGAAAACACATTAGAAAATAATCCTTCTACTTCTGAATCAGAAACAGATTTTGGAAGAACAACAGATCCTGTACGAATGTATATGCGTGAAATGGGAACTGTTTCTCTATTAACAAGAGAAGGAGAAATTAATATAGCAAAAAAAATCGAAGAAGGATTATATCAAATACAATCTTCGGTTTCAGAATTTCCAGAAGCTGTTGTATATCTTATTAATCAGTATGAACGTGTAAAATCCGGTCAGATTCGATTATCTGATATCATTTCAGGATGCATGAATATTAATAAAAAAAGAAAAAAAAAAAAAAAAAATCAAAAATTAAAAAAAAATCAAATAAACCAAAAAAATAATCAATTACTGATAGAAGAATATAATATTGATATCGAACTCGCAAAACGAACTTTTGTAAAATTAAAAAAACAATATATTAAAACTAACAGCATTATACAACAAAAACACAGACATCATAAAGATTCCAAAAATGAAATTAATAAGTTATCTAAAATATTTAAACAATTCAAATTAGTTCCAAAACAATTTGAATACCTGATACAAAACATGCGTAACGTGATTCAAAGAATTAGAAATGAAGAACGATTAATTATGAAAGTATGTATTGAAAAATGTAAAATTCCAAAAAAAACTTTTCTACAATTATTTATGGGTAATGCAACTAAAAAAAATTGGTTTTATATTGCTAAAAGCATGAATAAAATATGGTCAAAAAAACTAAATAAATTTCAATCAAAAATATTCTTAATAATAAAACAATTAATACAAATTGAAAAAGAAACAGGAATCAGTATTGATGAAATTAAAAACATCAATCGCAGAATGGTAATTGGCGAAACACAAGCAAAACGAGCAAAAAAAGAAATGATTGAAGCAAATTTAAGATTAGTAATTTCTATTGCAAAAAAATATACTAATCGAGGACTACAATTCTTGGATTTAATACAAGAAGGAAACATCGGATTAATGAAAGCAGTAGATAAATTTGAGTATCAAAGAGGATATAAATTTTCTACATATGCAACATGGTGGATTAGACAAGCAATTACAAGATCTATTGCAGATCAAGCTAGAACAATTAGAATTCCAGTACATATGATTGAAACTATTAATAAATTAAACAGAATCTCAAGACAAATTTTACAAGAAATCGGTAGAGAACCAACTCCAGAAGAATTATCAACACGAATGTTCATTCCAGAAGAAAAAATTAGAAAAGTTTTAAAAATCGCTAAAGAACCAATATCCATGGAAACCCCTGTTGGGGATGATGAAGATTCACAGCTCAGTGATTTTATAGAAGATACTAATCTAGAACTTCCAATTAATCTAGCAACAACTGAAAGCTTAAAAGTTGCTACATGTAACATTTTATCTGCCTTAACAGCACGAGAAGCAAAAGTACTACGTATGCGATTTGGGATTGACATGCATACTGATCACACACTAGAAGAGGTGGGAAAACAATTCTCTGTAACTAGAGAACGAATTAGACAAATAGAAGCAAAAGCATTAAAAAAACTTCGACATCCAAGCCGTGCTGATATCTTAAAAAATTTTTTAGACGACTAA